In one Lolium rigidum isolate FL_2022 chromosome 3, APGP_CSIRO_Lrig_0.1, whole genome shotgun sequence genomic region, the following are encoded:
- the LOC124695898 gene encoding protein PAM68, chloroplastic-like — MELPLSAPRAHAAATFSCSSTAIFRLHGAATSRSRALPLHARRNKNSSSDDGAEPKVITIGRPGKKSRRRGDKKKDQQLLPANQEDLADEEEGEDEEEERDVAIPEVVTNRMMRRVGASVGLPLALGLAFFPAFYYLKKVAKVDVPSFIPYGLSFVFFGAALAGVSYGIVSASWDPAREGSLLGWNEARRNWPVFWESFRGGSPDPPRRR; from the coding sequence ATGGAGCTGCCGCTCTCTGCACCGCGCGCGCATGCCGCCGCTACCTTCTCCTGCAGCTCCACTGCCATCTTCCGCCTCCATGGGGCAGCCACTTCCCGCAGCCGCGCGCTCCCGCTGCACGCCCGCAGGAACAAGAACTCCAGCAGCGACGACGGAGCGGAGCCCAAGGTCATCACCATCGGCCGGCCCGGGAAGAAGAGCAGGCGGCGcggcgacaagaagaaggatcaGCAGCTTCTCCCCGCAAACCAAGAAGACTTGGCTGACGAGGAGGAGggtgaggatgaagaggaggagagggacgtGGCGATCCCGGAGGTGGTGACGAACCGTATGATGCGGCGGGTGGGGGCGTCGGTGGGGCTCCCGCTGGCGCTGGGGCTGGCCTTCTTCCCGGCGTTCTACTACCTGAAGAAGGTGGCGAAGGTGGACGTGCCGAGCTTCATCCCCTACGGCCTGTCCTTCGTCTTCTTCGGGGCCGCGCTGGCCGGCGTCAGCTACGGCATCGTGTCCGCCAGCTGGGACCCCGCTAGGGAGGGCTCCCTGCTCGGCTGGAACGAGGCCCGCCGCAATTGGCCTGTGTTCTGGGAGTCATTCCGGGGAGGCTCTCCGGaccctcctcgccggcgatga